Proteins encoded by one window of Sphingosinicella sp. BN140058:
- a CDS encoding polysaccharide lyase family 1 protein, translating to MALLPSCSEPTEAAAPPPPAPVSGELAFPGAIGHGATSRGGRGGRILYVDSLTDRGPGTLRRCIEEEGPRVCVFRVSGIIRFEGASPAIKNPYLTIAGQTAPGIGITIANSADGAGRTPIIVKGTHDVVIRHVRVRLDTFGPDPAGEDAFTIENSRNVILDHVSGSWARDELVNPYGDNDRVTISWSIFAEGIPPHDKCALLGSDPDGPQNVSFIGNLCAHSGDRNPDINFEPRSCVEVINNVFYNANSQFAEVWESYGGTPVAIAGNYFRGGPNTARHAVGIDREIIGAKGLSRIYLWDNRFDGKFVHTSPLLAPATVAQPPCPMTIVPLTPDQAYGRVLAGAGAFPRDDIDRRVIEDVRTRRGRIKTAPGSIPPTSDATAPYPDQDRDGMADDWERQMRTDPQRPDAWGDADEDGDYNLDEFLDHLHRRLTAAPPSSARPSLQGDS from the coding sequence TTGGCCCTGCTGCCATCCTGTTCCGAGCCGACCGAGGCCGCGGCGCCGCCGCCCCCGGCACCAGTTTCCGGCGAGCTCGCCTTTCCCGGGGCGATCGGTCATGGCGCGACCAGCCGGGGCGGCCGCGGCGGCCGGATCCTCTATGTCGACAGCCTGACCGATCGCGGGCCGGGCACGCTGAGGCGCTGCATCGAGGAGGAAGGCCCCCGAGTTTGCGTGTTCCGGGTGAGCGGGATCATCCGGTTCGAAGGCGCCTCGCCGGCGATCAAGAACCCCTATCTGACCATCGCCGGACAAACGGCGCCGGGCATCGGGATCACCATCGCCAACAGCGCCGACGGTGCCGGCCGCACCCCGATCATCGTCAAGGGCACCCATGACGTCGTGATCCGCCACGTGCGGGTGCGGCTCGACACGTTCGGCCCCGATCCCGCCGGCGAGGATGCCTTCACCATCGAGAACAGCCGCAACGTCATTCTCGATCATGTCAGCGGCAGCTGGGCTCGCGACGAGCTGGTCAATCCCTATGGCGACAATGACCGGGTGACGATCAGCTGGTCGATCTTCGCGGAAGGCATACCGCCGCACGACAAATGCGCCTTGCTCGGCAGCGACCCGGACGGGCCGCAAAATGTCAGCTTCATCGGCAATTTGTGCGCGCACAGCGGCGACCGGAATCCCGACATCAATTTCGAGCCGCGATCCTGCGTCGAGGTGATCAACAACGTCTTCTACAATGCGAACTCCCAATTTGCCGAAGTCTGGGAAAGCTATGGCGGAACGCCGGTGGCCATCGCCGGAAATTACTTCCGCGGCGGCCCCAATACCGCGCGCCATGCGGTCGGGATCGATCGCGAGATCATCGGTGCCAAGGGCCTGTCCAGAATCTATCTCTGGGACAACCGCTTCGACGGCAAGTTCGTCCATACCTCGCCGCTGCTTGCGCCCGCCACGGTGGCGCAGCCGCCCTGTCCGATGACGATCGTGCCGCTGACGCCGGACCAGGCCTATGGGCGCGTGCTCGCCGGGGCCGGCGCCTTCCCGCGCGACGACATCGACAGGCGCGTGATCGAGGACGTGCGGACGCGGCGCGGCAGGATCAAGACCGCGCCCGGCTCGATCCCGCCGACGAGCGACGCCACCGCCCCGTATCCGGACCAGGACCGGGACGGCATGGCCGACGACTGGGAACGGCAAATGCGCACCGACCCGCAGCGACCCGATGCCTGGGGCGATGCCGACGAGGACGGCGACTACAATCTCGACGAATTCCTCGATCACCTTCACCGGCGGCTGACCGCCGCCCCGCCATCCAGCGCCCGACCCTCGCTTCAAGGAGATTCATGA
- a CDS encoding polysaccharide biosynthesis/export family protein: MPGPGLKVLCAAALLLAASCSSGLGDLPQLAGAEAAEFRLGTGDELRIVVPGLSGTDPTGNTTYAINDRGELSLPVLGAVPAAGLTVSELEKSIAAKLVAGEYLVAPSVSIQPVKLRPVYVTGEVRNPGEYQFRPGMAVLAAVSAAGGYTYRAVQGRVAITRVVGGRPVTTRASDTSWVMPGDTIVVYEKWF; this comes from the coding sequence ATGCCCGGTCCAGGTTTGAAAGTCCTTTGTGCCGCGGCACTGTTGCTTGCCGCTTCCTGTTCGAGCGGCCTTGGCGACCTTCCGCAGCTCGCCGGTGCAGAGGCGGCCGAGTTCCGGCTTGGCACCGGCGACGAGCTTCGGATCGTCGTGCCGGGCCTGAGCGGCACCGACCCTACAGGCAATACCACCTATGCGATCAACGACCGCGGCGAGCTTTCGCTGCCGGTGCTTGGCGCGGTACCGGCGGCCGGCCTCACCGTCAGCGAACTCGAGAAGTCGATCGCCGCTAAGCTGGTCGCAGGCGAATATCTCGTTGCACCGAGCGTCAGCATCCAGCCGGTCAAGCTGCGGCCGGTCTACGTCACCGGAGAGGTCCGGAATCCGGGCGAATATCAGTTCCGCCCCGGCATGGCGGTGCTCGCCGCCGTCTCCGCCGCGGGCGGCTACACCTATCGCGCCGTCCAGGGGCGGGTTGCGATCACCCGGGTGGTCGGCGGACGGCCGGTGACCACGCGTGCCTCGGATACCTCCTGGGTGATGCCGGGCGACACGATCGTTGTCTACGAGAAGTGGTTCTGA
- a CDS encoding outer membrane beta-barrel protein yields MKRVTGPLALSAATLALVAPALGDAQELSRATPVIGTAESDYPRTPVTVGDTRLFFNGDVRLEYDSNVYAQSHDVTSDFKVVIAPAVTAVLDKDRYRLTGWANARAERFFDVTTEDSTAASIGATGEFRLRATDSITALASYERAVESRGDPEARTTPTTGPRLIDISRAEFGYNRTGTRIGFRIRGTGARFDHVSAVDRERDHDSLSLSGRIRYLLSDLSSAFAELFYNRRDFALARDASGVDRDSATTGGRIGIAIDPGGVLRGEAGAGIFRFNPQDPTLSARTGFSAQAALIYQPRARLAFTLDGFHGDAATVRSGAYAREDTRVRLGIQQEARRNLHWQGGLVYRRSAFLGTSVVEKTLGGYGEVEYLVNRRVAVALSGRYADRESSRPGDDFERFRGALELRLQF; encoded by the coding sequence ATGAAGCGCGTCACCGGCCCGCTCGCTCTTTCGGCTGCCACGCTCGCCCTGGTGGCACCCGCGCTCGGCGATGCGCAGGAGCTCAGCCGCGCAACGCCGGTGATCGGCACCGCCGAGAGTGATTATCCGCGCACGCCGGTGACCGTGGGCGACACCCGGCTTTTCTTCAACGGCGACGTTCGCCTCGAATATGACAGCAATGTCTATGCCCAGTCGCACGATGTCACGTCCGATTTCAAGGTCGTCATCGCGCCGGCCGTGACCGCGGTGCTCGACAAGGATCGCTATCGGCTGACCGGGTGGGCCAATGCCCGGGCGGAGCGCTTCTTCGACGTCACCACGGAGGATTCGACGGCGGCAAGCATCGGCGCGACCGGCGAGTTCCGGCTGCGGGCGACCGACTCCATCACTGCTCTGGCTTCCTACGAACGCGCGGTCGAATCGCGCGGCGATCCCGAGGCGCGCACCACGCCGACCACCGGCCCCCGGCTGATCGACATCTCGCGTGCCGAGTTCGGCTATAACCGGACGGGAACCCGGATCGGCTTCCGGATTCGCGGGACCGGCGCCCGCTTCGATCATGTCAGCGCGGTCGATCGCGAGCGCGACCATGACAGCCTCTCGCTCAGCGGCCGGATCCGCTACCTGCTGAGCGATCTCAGCAGCGCCTTCGCGGAGCTGTTCTACAATCGCCGCGACTTCGCGCTTGCCCGGGACGCCAGCGGCGTCGATCGCGATTCCGCGACCACCGGCGGCAGGATCGGGATCGCGATCGATCCGGGCGGCGTGCTCCGGGGGGAAGCCGGAGCCGGCATCTTCAGGTTCAATCCCCAGGATCCTACGCTTTCCGCCCGGACGGGCTTTTCGGCGCAGGCCGCGCTCATCTACCAGCCGCGGGCGCGGCTCGCTTTCACCCTCGACGGCTTCCACGGAGACGCTGCCACAGTCCGCAGCGGCGCTTATGCGCGGGAGGACACGCGTGTGCGCCTCGGCATCCAGCAGGAGGCCCGGCGCAACCTCCACTGGCAGGGTGGCCTCGTCTATCGCCGATCGGCATTTCTTGGCACCAGCGTCGTCGAGAAGACGCTCGGCGGCTATGGCGAGGTCGAATATCTCGTCAACCGCCGCGTCGCAGTCGCGCTCAGCGGCCGCTACGCCGACCGCGAAAGCAGCCGTCCGGGCGATGACTTCGAGCGTTTCCGCGGCGCGCTCGAGCTCAGGCTGCAATTCTGA
- a CDS encoding DegT/DnrJ/EryC1/StrS aminotransferase family protein, translating to MISPYATLDAAGATLALDPDAGRSGASVGKIASGWPRHDADEIAAVQHVLQSGRVNALVHGEETRAFEQEFAAFCGAPLGIAVANGTLALELALRALGVGPGDEVIVPARSFFATAACVVAVGAAPVFADVDPVSQTIDPASAAQLVNARTRAIICVHLGGWPCAMDELQALATTHGLVLVEDCAQAHGATYHGRKVGCFGDAAAFSFCTDKIMSTGGEGGMLLLRDEAVHARAWAYKDHGKSLAKVRAKAPPGAFRYVHDSFGSNFRMTEMQAAIGRVQLRSLPLWLARRRRNAAILTEALLNEAALQVPQVPDGLEHAFYKFNFLVDAGIAGTPSDPSFLRSLIDLGVPASAGTCFDMSREEAFRAEGFVNPVPLDGAASLAGRNICLPVDHTLGDADMIFMAAAILKCLAAKSRCVELVG from the coding sequence ATGATCAGTCCCTACGCCACGCTCGACGCGGCGGGCGCCACCCTCGCACTTGATCCGGACGCCGGGCGGAGCGGAGCTTCCGTGGGCAAGATCGCCTCCGGCTGGCCCCGCCACGATGCGGACGAGATCGCGGCGGTACAGCACGTGCTGCAAAGCGGGCGGGTCAATGCGCTCGTTCATGGCGAGGAGACCCGCGCGTTCGAACAGGAGTTCGCGGCCTTTTGCGGCGCGCCTTTGGGTATCGCGGTGGCGAATGGAACGCTGGCCCTCGAGCTTGCGCTTCGTGCCCTCGGCGTCGGTCCGGGCGACGAGGTCATCGTTCCGGCACGAAGCTTCTTTGCCACGGCGGCCTGTGTGGTCGCAGTGGGCGCGGCCCCGGTCTTTGCGGACGTGGACCCGGTCAGCCAGACGATCGACCCGGCTTCGGCGGCGCAGCTGGTCAACGCTCGGACGCGGGCCATCATCTGCGTTCATCTCGGCGGCTGGCCGTGCGCGATGGATGAGCTGCAGGCGCTCGCCACCACCCACGGGCTCGTCCTCGTCGAGGATTGCGCGCAGGCGCACGGCGCGACCTATCATGGCCGGAAGGTCGGCTGCTTCGGCGATGCGGCCGCATTCTCCTTCTGCACCGACAAGATCATGTCGACCGGCGGCGAAGGCGGGATGCTGCTGCTCCGCGACGAGGCCGTCCATGCCCGGGCCTGGGCCTATAAGGATCATGGCAAGAGCCTGGCCAAGGTGCGGGCGAAGGCGCCTCCCGGCGCGTTCCGCTACGTCCATGACAGCTTCGGCTCCAATTTCCGGATGACGGAGATGCAGGCTGCGATCGGCCGGGTGCAGCTGCGCAGCCTGCCACTCTGGCTGGCGAGGCGTCGGCGAAATGCCGCCATCCTGACCGAGGCGCTGCTGAACGAGGCCGCTTTGCAGGTCCCGCAGGTCCCGGACGGGCTCGAGCATGCTTTCTACAAATTCAACTTCCTCGTCGATGCCGGTATCGCCGGGACTCCCTCCGATCCGAGCTTCCTGCGGAGCCTCATCGATCTCGGTGTTCCGGCAAGCGCCGGAACCTGCTTCGACATGTCGCGCGAAGAGGCGTTCAGGGCGGAAGGGTTCGTCAATCCGGTGCCGCTCGACGGTGCGGCCTCGCTCGCCGGCCGCAACATCTGCCTTCCCGTCGACCATACGCTCGGCGATGCCGACATGATCTTCATGGCGGCCGCCATCCTCAAATGCCTTGCCGCCAAATCCCGCTGCGTGGAGCTCGTTGGATGA
- a CDS encoding UDP-glucose/GDP-mannose dehydrogenase family protein, translated as MRITIVGAGYVGLVSAACFADFGHDVTCVDKDVDRVAALKHGRMPIYEPGLEKLVMRNASSGRLRFELELASAVAGADVVFIAVGTPSRRGDGHADLSHVHAAAREIGSNLAGYTVIVTKSTVPVGTGDEVEAILRDVAPDAEFDVVSNPEFLREGAAISDFKRPDRIVIGAESARAAAVMEEVYRPLFLNRSPVVRMGRRCAELTKYAANAFLATKITFINELADLCEAVGADVQNVAHGMGLDNRIGAKFLHAGPGYGGSCFPKDTLALLKTAQDHETPLRVVEAVAAVNDARKRAMGRRIIRALGRPARGSRVAVLGLTFKPNTDDMRDSPSIAIIQALEDAGVEVRAYDPEGMDAARLLVPGATMAADPYEAAEGADAVAIVTEWDVFRALDLERLGAVMRRRCLIDLRNIYRRDAAAAAGFAYSAIGTSAAPQAADAAFERMPEPRTAMVSAAR; from the coding sequence ATGCGCATCACGATCGTGGGCGCCGGCTATGTCGGCCTCGTTTCGGCAGCCTGCTTCGCCGACTTCGGCCATGACGTCACCTGCGTCGACAAGGACGTCGACAGGGTCGCGGCGCTCAAGCATGGCCGAATGCCGATCTACGAGCCCGGCCTCGAGAAACTGGTGATGCGCAACGCCAGTTCGGGCCGCCTCCGGTTCGAGCTCGAGCTGGCGTCCGCCGTCGCCGGCGCGGACGTCGTCTTCATCGCGGTCGGAACGCCGTCGCGGCGCGGCGACGGCCACGCCGATCTCAGCCACGTTCATGCGGCCGCCCGCGAGATCGGCAGCAACCTGGCCGGCTATACGGTGATCGTGACCAAGTCGACGGTTCCGGTCGGCACGGGCGACGAGGTCGAGGCGATCCTGCGCGACGTCGCGCCGGATGCGGAGTTCGACGTCGTGTCCAATCCCGAATTCCTCCGGGAGGGCGCCGCGATCAGCGATTTCAAGCGGCCCGACCGGATCGTGATCGGCGCGGAAAGCGCCCGTGCGGCGGCGGTAATGGAGGAAGTCTATCGCCCCCTCTTCCTCAACCGCTCGCCGGTGGTACGAATGGGTCGTCGCTGCGCCGAGCTCACCAAATATGCCGCCAATGCGTTTCTCGCGACCAAGATCACCTTCATCAACGAGCTTGCCGATCTCTGCGAGGCGGTCGGCGCCGACGTCCAGAATGTCGCGCACGGGATGGGCCTCGATAACCGGATCGGCGCCAAATTCCTCCACGCCGGCCCCGGTTACGGCGGATCCTGCTTCCCCAAGGACACGCTCGCTTTGCTCAAGACCGCACAGGACCATGAGACGCCGCTGCGGGTCGTGGAGGCGGTGGCCGCCGTGAACGACGCCCGCAAGCGGGCAATGGGCCGGAGGATCATCCGGGCGCTCGGACGCCCGGCACGGGGCAGCCGGGTTGCGGTGCTCGGCCTGACCTTCAAGCCCAACACCGACGACATGCGGGACTCGCCGTCGATCGCGATCATCCAGGCCCTGGAAGATGCCGGGGTCGAAGTCCGCGCCTACGATCCCGAAGGGATGGATGCCGCGCGCCTGCTGGTGCCCGGGGCCACCATGGCTGCAGATCCCTACGAGGCGGCCGAAGGCGCGGATGCCGTTGCCATCGTCACGGAATGGGACGTGTTCCGGGCCCTCGACCTTGAACGGCTCGGCGCCGTCATGCGCCGCCGGTGCCTGATCGACCTGCGCAACATCTATCGCCGCGACGCGGCGGCA
- a CDS encoding sulfotransferase gives MTDTLILPDFVIIGAVKGATTWLHGQLQANPGVYLPDPEPHFFSRDYQRGFAFYADFFRGAAPGQLLGEKSADYLAHPQAPARLARALPGVPLVVQLRNPVERAYSDYKMLYRRGTIRGGPELHLTPANRDHRRFLEDGLYAKHLRRWFDHFPRHQIKVLLYEDVRNSPEDTVRSVCRHIGAPEVYSPSSGARRFNDASERFLPLGMRRLLKPLKGAVKPLRNNAMFTRVRGLLAREIAYPPLTPVLRQALMDYYADDVVQLSELIGRELGPWVGIDLAPPRRAAAG, from the coding sequence ATGACCGACACTCTCATTCTGCCCGACTTCGTGATCATTGGTGCGGTGAAAGGCGCAACGACCTGGCTGCACGGCCAGCTGCAGGCCAATCCCGGCGTCTACCTGCCCGACCCGGAGCCCCATTTCTTCAGCCGCGACTATCAACGCGGGTTCGCCTTCTACGCGGACTTCTTCAGGGGCGCGGCGCCCGGCCAGCTGCTCGGCGAGAAGTCGGCGGATTATCTGGCGCACCCGCAGGCACCGGCCCGCCTCGCCAGGGCGCTGCCCGGCGTTCCGCTTGTGGTCCAGCTTCGCAACCCCGTGGAGCGCGCTTATTCGGACTACAAGATGCTGTACCGGAGAGGCACGATCCGGGGCGGGCCGGAGCTTCACCTCACCCCCGCGAATCGCGACCATCGCCGCTTTCTGGAAGACGGCCTCTACGCGAAGCATCTGAGGCGCTGGTTCGACCATTTCCCGAGGCACCAGATCAAGGTGTTGCTGTACGAGGACGTGCGGAACAGTCCGGAGGACACGGTGCGTTCCGTCTGCCGGCACATCGGAGCCCCGGAAGTCTATTCCCCGTCCTCCGGCGCGCGCCGCTTCAACGATGCTTCCGAACGCTTCCTGCCGCTGGGCATGCGCCGCCTCCTCAAGCCGCTGAAGGGCGCCGTGAAGCCGTTGCGGAACAACGCCATGTTCACGAGGGTCCGGGGGCTTCTCGCCCGGGAAATCGCCTATCCCCCGCTCACCCCCGTCCTCCGTCAGGCCCTGATGGATTATTATGCGGACGACGTCGTCCAATTGTCCGAGCTCATCGGGCGGGAACTCGGCCCCTGGGTCGGGATCGACCTCGCCCCGCCCCGTCGGGCGGCGGCAGGCTAG